The DNA region GATTCCAGACACTGGAATTATTTGTAAAGGCGAGTTCGAAGGCAAAGAAGTTGTTGGTATTCGCTTAAATTGGAGCAAGCGTTACATCACCTTAGCGCCAGTTGCGACAGTATTAGGCTTGGCATTCAAATTGTATGATCCTGATGGCTTGATGGGTGAGCAAAAAGACATTGGTATCACCTGTGCTTTGATTCCGACGAATCATCCGGGTGTTGAAACAGGTGAGCGCCACTTGCCGTTAAACCAAGCTTTTATGAACGGTACAACCTACGGTAAAGACGTATTTATTCCACTCGATTGGATTATTGGTGGTAAAGATTACGCTGGAAAAGGCTGGCGCATGCTGATGGAATGTTTGTCAGCAGGGCGGGGCATTAGTTTACCAGCCTTAGCGGCGGCGACAGGCCATGTGACTGAGCGTATGACCGGAGCCTATGGCTATGTGCGTCAGCAATTTGGTATGCCAATTGGTCTGTTCGAAGGCGTACAAGCAGCCATGGGTAAAATTGGCGGTACTAACTATACCTTAGAGTCAATGCGCCGTTTAACAGTAACAGCACTATGTGAGGGCAAAAGTCCTTCGGTGATTACCGCAATGACTAAATATCACATGACAGAAATGGGGCGCCAGGTGATGGATGCAGCCATGGACGTTCATGCTGGTAAAGGCATTCAATTGGGGCCGCGCAACTATTTAGGCCATGGTTATATGGCAACCCCAGTATCGATTACGGTTGAAGGTGCAAACATTCTTACTCGTAACTTGATGATCTTTGGTCAGGGCGCGACTCGTTGCCACCCGTATGTATTGGCGGAAATGGAAGCGGCTTCGAATCCAAATGAAGACGAAGGTTTGCAGCAATTTGATAGTTTGTTGCTCAAGCATATTGGATTTGCGGCGGGTAATTTCTTCGGTAGTTTATTTATGGGTCTCACTGGCGCCCGCTTTAATGCCAGCCCGATGAGCGGCCCAACGGCTCGCTATTACCAACAGTTAACCCGAATGAGTCGCGCACTTGCATTAACTGCCGATATGGCAATGCTAGTGATGGGCGGCGATTTGAAACGTCGCGAGATGTTATCGGCTCGTCTAGGTGATGTTTTAAGTCATCTATATATGGCGTCAGCAGTGTTAAAACGCTACGAAGATGACGGTCGTCAATCGGGTGATTTGCCATTTGTCGAATATGCTCTTGAGCATCATTTATACGAAATTGGTCAGGCGTTTAAAGGCTTTTTTGCAAACTTCCCAAGCCGCATTGTGGCCTGGACTTTGCGTTTGGCAATCTTCCCGTTAGGTATTCATTACAACAAACCATCGGATGCCAATTTGCAAGCTGTTGCGAAAAGTATGATGGAGCCCGGTGTCACCCGTGATCGTCATACTTTCTTATGTTATTGGAAGGATGATGCCAACGACATGACAGGGCATATGGAGCTTGCGTTTTTAGCTATGCGTGAGCATGCGGATGTCTACAAACGTATTCGCAAAGCGGTGAAGCTCGGCGATATTGCGGAAGATCTCAGTGGTGATGAGCTGGTGAAAGCTGCTCGCAAAGCTGAAGTGATTACCGCAGACGAAGCGAAATCGCTGAAGAAGACTGAGCAGCTACGAATGACCGCGATTGGTGTTGACCAATTTGCACCAGGTGTTATTGAGCAGCGCAAGTTTTATTCATAGTAATTAGTCAGAAACAAAAAAGGGCTGTCGAGACAGCCCTTTTTTTATGCTTAATACCGACAGTTACACGCCAATTGGCTTATAACGAGTACGATGCGGTTCCATAGCCTGTTCGCCATGAGTCTTCTTCATATACTCTTCGTAGTCGGTGTAGTTACCTTCG from Pseudidiomarina andamanensis includes:
- a CDS encoding acyl-CoA dehydrogenase; translation: MEIIILLVVVVVLLVAVPDIRRSLITRPAFAFFKRVLPPLSPTEREAMQAGDTWWDADLFSGRPDWHKFHQTKAPQFTEAEQAFIDNQLETLLAMLDDFRIVQQDSDLPKKVWDYIRKEKFFAMIIGKEFGGLDFSPAANSHIVSRIATRSISAAVSVMVPNSLGPGELLTHYGTDEQKNYWLPRLADGTDIPCFALTGPEAGSDAGAIPDTGIICKGEFEGKEVVGIRLNWSKRYITLAPVATVLGLAFKLYDPDGLMGEQKDIGITCALIPTNHPGVETGERHLPLNQAFMNGTTYGKDVFIPLDWIIGGKDYAGKGWRMLMECLSAGRGISLPALAAATGHVTERMTGAYGYVRQQFGMPIGLFEGVQAAMGKIGGTNYTLESMRRLTVTALCEGKSPSVITAMTKYHMTEMGRQVMDAAMDVHAGKGIQLGPRNYLGHGYMATPVSITVEGANILTRNLMIFGQGATRCHPYVLAEMEAASNPNEDEGLQQFDSLLLKHIGFAAGNFFGSLFMGLTGARFNASPMSGPTARYYQQLTRMSRALALTADMAMLVMGGDLKRREMLSARLGDVLSHLYMASAVLKRYEDDGRQSGDLPFVEYALEHHLYEIGQAFKGFFANFPSRIVAWTLRLAIFPLGIHYNKPSDANLQAVAKSMMEPGVTRDRHTFLCYWKDDANDMTGHMELAFLAMREHADVYKRIRKAVKLGDIAEDLSGDELVKAARKAEVITADEAKSLKKTEQLRMTAIGVDQFAPGVIEQRKFYS